The sequence below is a genomic window from bacterium.
CGGTGGAGTCGCCGCCGTGCCCTCCGTGATCGCCGCCGCCGTCACGAACGTGCCGGTCGTCGTCCTTGAGGGAAACGCCCTCCCCGGACGGACGAACCGCACGCTGGCGCGGTACAGCCGCGTCATCGCCGTCTCCTCCGAGGAGGCTGCGGGCCGGCTGCCGGCAGGTCGGACCGTGATGACCGGGCTGCCGATCCGCCGGGAGGCGTATACGGCGACACGGGAAGACGGCCTCGCCGCCTTTCGGCTCGACCGGGGCCGAAAGACGGTGGTCATCATCGGCGGCAGCCAAGGGGCCGCTCGGCTCAACGCCGCAGCGGAAGAGACCGTGCGCCGGCTCGCATCCCGGGGCGATCTGCAGGTGCTCCACCAGGTCGGCAGAGGCTGGAGTGGGGTAGAGCGGGCGCCGACGGGAGCGCCGCTGCAAGTGGCGCCGCTGCAAGTGGCGCCGCCGCCCGGACCATCACCTCTCGAGGGGGCGATCCGGTACCTCCGCGTCCCTTACATCCAACACATCGGCGCGGCGTATGCGTGCGCGGATCTCGTCGTCAGCCGGTGTGGGGCAAACGCGCTCGCTGAGATCACCGCGAACGGGCGTCCTTCGATCCTGGTGCCCTATCCTTTTGCGGCAGACGACCACCAGACGTGGAATGCGTCCGCGGTCGTCGCCGCGGGCGGCGCCGTGCTCATCCCCGACGCCCAGTTGACCGGGGAGCGTCTGGCGGGAGCCATCACCGATCTCTTCGACACGCCCGGCCGGCTCGAGGCGATGGCGGCCTCCGCCCGGAGCCACGGGCGTCCCGACGCCGCCGACCGGGTGATCGCGCTCGTCTCTCGCCTGGTGGAACCGCTCGCGGAAGGGGTCCGCGGATGATCCCGGCGGGATCTCGCGTGCACTTCGTGGGGATCGGGGGCGCGGGCATGAGCGCGATCGCCTCGGTGCTGCTGGCGCGCGGGTACGCGGTCTCCGGATCCGATCTCCGCGAGAGCGAGGTCACGCGGAGGCTGCGGGCGGCCGGCGCGCG
It includes:
- a CDS encoding glycosyltransferase, which gives rise to GGVAAVPSVIAAAVTNVPVVVLEGNALPGRTNRTLARYSRVIAVSSEEAAGRLPAGRTVMTGLPIRREAYTATREDGLAAFRLDRGRKTVVIIGGSQGAARLNAAAEETVRRLASRGDLQVLHQVGRGWSGVERAPTGAPLQVAPLQVAPPPGPSPLEGAIRYLRVPYIQHIGAAYACADLVVSRCGANALAEITANGRPSILVPYPFAADDHQTWNASAVVAAGGAVLIPDAQLTGERLAGAITDLFDTPGRLEAMAASARSHGRPDAADRVIALVSRLVEPLAEGVRG